GATCTTCCGACCTTGTTGATATTGAATTTCTTGAAAAAAAGAAATCCCTCGGCTTGCTGTGAGGAACCAATTTCTTTCCAGATCAGCCGCATCTAAATCCCGGATTTAACCACCCGCTTCACCAGCTCTTTCTTCTGGCGTTCTTTCTTCTGGGCGAGGCTCACCACAGGCAAGCCTCTCCCTCCAAGTGGTTCCCGCGCCCTGTTGCCCGGATAAATGCCAGTATGGGGAATCTTCGACAGAATGAACAAAATTTACAAAATTGTTTAGGACGAGAGGCACTCTTCGTATTGCTTCAAGAAACCGCATTCTTTGCGCTCTTAGCGACTTGAGCGAAGCGGGTGTAAAAATCTCTTCGCATGCTTCTGTCTTGTGTTTTATATTGCATAAAAGGCGATTATCTGTCTTTATATCACCATGAAAAGGCAAATATTTAAACAGCTTAGTCGATGGAAGAAGCAAGCCGTAAGAAAGCCATTGTTACTTCAGGGGGCGCGACAGGTTGGGAAAACATGGCTGTTAAAGGAATTTGGGCGCCAGGAGTTCCGCCGGGCATTTTATGTAAACTTCGAGAATACGGCAACATTCCAAAACCTGTTTCGAAGTGGGCTGCGGCCCTCCGTGGTCATTCCACAACTCTCCATCCTGCTCAATGAGACGATTATTCCCGGCCAGGATCTCCTGATATTCGACGAGATTCAGAATTCAGCGGATGCACTCACAAGCATCAAGTACTTCAAGGAAGAGATGCCTGAATTGGCCCTCTGCTGTGCAGGTTCACATGTAGGACTGGCGGTAAGTGCCGCCTCCTTTCCTGTCGGGCAGGTTGAGTTCATGTCTCTCTATCCGCTTTCTTTTGAGGAGTTTCTGGGTGCCACCGATGAGCGGGCCGCGGCAGTTATCGAGGCCTTCGGCCCCAACACGGTTATCCCGGAAGCCATTCACGGCCACCTTTGGGAGCAACTGAAAATCTATTACGTTACAGGGGGATTGCCAGAGGCTGTCGAGTATTATCGAACCCATCGTGACAACCTACAGGAGGCCCTAAGCGGTGTTCGGACAATTCAACGGGCGCTACTGCAAGGATACCAAAGCGATTTCTCGAAACACGCGGGCAAAGTGAACGCCGTCCATATCAATCGTGTGCTGGAGGCGGTCCCCACCCAGATGCTGCGCGTGGTGGACGACAGCGTGGGGCGTTTCCGGTTCAGGGGGGTCATACCCGAGCGGTCGAAATTTACCCAACTGGAAGGTCCCATTGACTGGCTTGTTAAAACCGGCCTGATCCTGAAAGTCCCTGTTGTTGAAAAACCCATGCTGCCGTTGCGTGCTTTTGCCAAGCCGAATTTGTTCAAGCTGTACCTGTTTGATGTCGGTATGCTGGGGTGCATGTTGGATTTGCCAATCGCATCCATCCTTAACCAGGACTACGGTACCTACAAAGGGTACTATGCTGAAAATCTTGTTGCCCAGGAAATGACTACTGCGGGCCATGCGCCTCTCTATTCATGGTTTGGGCGACAATCTGAAATCGAATTCCTGATGATTCGTGAAAGTGATGTGATTCCGGTCGAGGTGAAAGCGGGGATCAGGGCGCACTCAAGAAGCCTGTCAGCGTATGCGGAGAAATATAGTCCTCCGCTTAAAATCAAAGTTACCGCCCGCAATCTCGATAGGACCACTCCTGAGTGTCACAACATTCCGCTCTACCTTGCCGGCAAGTTGTGATGGCCCTTTCTGGTCAATCCCGAATTTTACCACCCGCTCCGCCCGCTCTTTCTTCTGGAGGGCGAGGCTTGTCCGAGCCGTAGCCGTGAAAGGGGTCAATAAAGTCAGAACCATTATGTCGGGGCGTCTTTTCTCTGACTCCCAAAGCACACATTATGGGTGCGGCTCGGGCAAGCCTCGCCCTCCAAGTGGTTCCCGCTCCCTGTTGCCCGGATAAATGCCAGTATGGGGAATCTTCGACAGAATGAACAAAATTTACAAAATTGTTTAGGGCGAGAGGGGCAGATGTTTCTCTTACCATTCAGAACATGCTTCTGTTCAAACTTTTCATCTTGGTTCCGGCTATGCCGGGTTAGGCGAGAATTTGGGTTCCACTTGCATCTTGCTCTTTGGGGTAATTTCAGATATACCTAATCTTGTACATATCAAAGAGGAGGGGTTATGAGTCAGACTGCGACGTTACATATCAAAATTGAACCCAGTTTGGCGCGGGGCTTGAAAGTCCTGGCCAAACATCGGGGTCAAACCATGGGGGAACTCGTTCGTCAGGCGTTGTCCTCCTGTTATCAGCCGGATCTCGCGGGGTTAACCGCCCCGCAGCGCCAGGCTTTCGAGGCCTGGCGGGGTGGCTTCATCAGTTTGGGAAAGTTGGCTCAAGTCATGGGTTTGGCTCCGTTGGCCATGCGAAACTGGCTTTCGGAACATGACGTGGGCGAACCCGCAAGTTATCAGTCCGACGATGCCGCCCATGCGTAAAGCCGTTTGGTATATAGATAGTGTGTCGCTCTCAAATTTCGCCCAGGCGCACCAGTTGGATCTGCTCTTGCGGCGATATCCGGCCGGACGGCTATGTGTCACGGCTCAGGTCGTGGATGAATTGCTGAATGGAATTCAAGCCGGATACAAGGCCTTGAAATCAATTCTGCCGGCACTGGAACGAGGTGACATCGGTCAAATTCAGTTATCCGTGCCCGAGTTCCGCCGGTATCGGGACTTGCTGTCCACGTTGGGTGCGGGTGAGGCCTCCCTGATTGCTCTGGCCGAAAAACGGCGGGGGACCGTGGTGACGGATGACCGGCATGCCCGTTCTCTTTGTCGCGATCTCCATATTCCCGTTACTGGCACGCTCGGGATCCTGAAGGCCGCGTGCGGGGAGCGGATGCTCACAGGGGTGGAGGCTGATAAAATATTAGCCGATATGATTCGCCATGGTTTTTATTCTCCTGTCCGGAAGCTGGCGGAATTGGACTGAGCCGTGTTGAGCGCAGCCTGAATTTTACCACCCGCTTCGCCAGCTCTTTCTTCTGGAGGGCGAGGCTCACCACAGGCTAGCCTCGCCCAAGTGGTTCCCGCGCCCTGTTGCCCGGACAGATGCCAGTAGGGAGAATCTTCGACAGAATGAACAAAATTTACAAAATTGTTTAGGGCGAGAGGGGCAGATGTTTCTCTTACCATTCAGAACATTCTGAAAATTTTGTCAAAAATCCTGAGTTTGCTTAAGTTTTTAGATGCGTCTTGGGCGCATATGATCTCCGTAGGGGTTTTCGATGCGCCAAGACGAAGAAAGTTGAAGATTTACCACGGAGGCACGGAGACACCGAGAAGAAAATACAAATGTGGCGTTTATTTCGTTCACGCGGGTACACGTGACCAAAATAAACGCCACGGTTTCTCGAAGGGATGCTTTGAGAGGGAGGAGTTGCCAGAAATTCCTCCTCTTTCTCAAAGTATGGCTCCAAGAAACCGGCGCGGGATTTTTGGCTCGGGTACCCTGCCCGCAATGCTACGCATAGCGTTGCAGGCGGGTCCCGAACGAAAATGCCGCGCCATTCTCTTTCTTGGTTTATATCCTCTCGGTGTCTCCGTGCCTCCGTGGTAAATCTTTCCCGTTCTGCTGTGTATCTTTGAATAGGCCCTACGGAGGTCACATGCGCCCATGCGTCTTTCACGGGTCCCTTTTCTGTTGCCGGAATCGAGTGGGTTAGCCATAATGAAAGTATAAGAGGAAGTTAAAGCAATGAATTATACCAACATCATTACGATTCAGGCGGGGAAGCGTAGCGGAAAACCTTGCATTCGCGGGATGCGGATCACCGTGTCGGATGTTTTGGAGTATATGGCTTCCGGCATGAGCGAGGTTGAAATTCTGCAGGAATTTCCCGAGCTGACGCATGAGGATATCTCGGCTTGTCTATCGTTCGCTGCCGAACGTGAGAAACGACTTTGCTTGGCGGTTGCATGAAACTGCTTCTGGATCAAAATCTGCCGCGTCAACTTGTAGGTGACATGCAGCCGCATTTCCCCGGTTCAGCTCACGTCTGGCCTCTTGGTTTGGCGGAGGCGTCAGATGAAGAGGTATGGGCTTATGCGGCGGAACAGGGATTTGTCATTGTTTCCAAGGACACAGACTTCATTCATCAGGCAATGCTGCGAGGACATCCCCCCAAAGTTATTTATCTCAAGGTAGGTAATTGTTCCACGCGAGTTATTCGGGAAATTATATTATCCCGATTGTCGTCTATCCTGGATTTCCTGGGCGATCCTGTTGAATCGCTGTTAATACTCCAGTGATGAGTCGTTGTTATTTTCCATCGGGCGCAGGACAAAATTCTTCCAAGTCTTAAAACATTTTCACACCCGCTCCGCCCGCTCTTTCTTCTGGAGGGCGAGGCTTGCCCGAGCCGTAGCCGTGAAAGGGTCCAATAAAGGCGGCATCATTATGACGGGGCGGCATTTCCCTGACTCCCAAAAGCGCACATTATGGGCGCGGCTCGGACGGTTCGGCAGGCTCACCACAGGCAAGCCTCGCCCTCCAGGTGGTTCCCGCTCCCTGTTGCCCGGATAAATGCCAGCATGGGGAATCTTCGACAGAATGAACAAAATTTACAAAATTGTTTAGGGCGAGAGGCACTCTTCGTATTGCTTCAAGAACCCGCATTCCTAGCGCTCTTCGCGACTTGAGCGAAGCGGGTGTGAAAAATCTCTTTGGATTGTGATGGTGCCGATGGCGGGGGATATATACTCAAACTCGGAGATGCGCCCGAAGCGTAAACAGCCATTGATCTTAACTTCATTATCATATATGATAACACCAATGAACGGGAGCCTGACAGTTTCGGAACAATTGAAGTGTCGGCGGCAGGAGCAGGGATTGTCGCTTGCTGCGCTCGCCCAGCGGGTTGGCACTTCGGCGGCGACCCTCTCCCGCTATGAACATCACTGGACACGGTTCGAAACCTATACACTACGAAAACTGGCAACCGCTCTGGGCTGTGAACTCCGGATTGAACTCGTGGCCAAGGCCGTGCCCGATGTTCAGGCATCCCAATCACAGGGCGTCACTCAAGTGCGGCGTCTCTTTTGGGATCATCACTTAGTCGCCTCGGATTTTGACAAACATCCCGTATGGGTGATTGAACGGGTGTTGGAGTATGGCTCATTGGAAGATGTCAGGGTGTTGATGGCGGTTTTCGGGAAACAACGGTTTCTTGAATTGACCGCCTCTGCGAAACGAGTGTCGCCCAGAACCGCCGCTTTATGGCGCAGCCTGCTGGAGCAGGAAGGAATCCCATGCACGAAAAAGTTCTCCCGAAGCACAGCCTGGAACTCCTGACCCGCCTTGAGGCCGATCCTTCGGCATGGCTCAGGGGTTGGATTTTAGCGGGCGGAACCGGACTTGCTTTCCGGTTGGGCCATCGTATTTCCGAGGATCTGGATTTTTTCCGGACTGACATGGATGATGTGCGTTCCCTCCATGCTGTGCTCGCCCAGTATGGTGCTTATGAGACGTTGCAGGAAGATATTCATACCCTGACGGTCATCACCCACAAGACGAAGTTGTCGTTCTTCAATGTCCGTGATCCTTTCCTGTTCCCCCCGACGCCACATCGTTTTTTTGCTGTGGCAGACACCCGGGACATCGCCCTGATGAAACTGGCGGCCATCTCAGGACGCGGAAGCCGGAAGGATTTCATTGATCTCCATATGATCCTCAGGGATCGCCCAACGCTTAAGGAGTATTTTGAATGGCTGCCCCGTAAATATGGTGCCAGCCGTATCAATGTTTACCATATCGCCAAGAGTTTGGTGTATTTCGATGATGCGGAAAGTGAACCCATGCCGCGGATGTTAGTGCCGTTCAAATGGAATGACTGCAAAAAATTCTTTGTGCGGGAGGCGCATGCGGTCATTTTGCCATGATGCTCCACTCAATCCCGGATTTTCACACCCGCTTCGCTCAAGTCGCGAAGATCGCAAAGGGGGGAGGTGTAGCATGGTGCATCATAAAGCCAACTCGGCGAGAAGCCAACCCGACACGCCTCCCTTCGTATTGCTTCAAGAACCCGCATTCTTTGCGCTCTTAGCGACTTGAGCGAAGCGGGTGTGAAAAATTCTTCGCATGCTCTTGCTGTAGGGATATAGTTGAGGTCCCGCTGATTTCTGCAACTCAGGATAAGAATTCTTCGGAAACCGTTGCGGGATTTTATGCGGAGGGCCCGCCGCATACAACCCCGCAACATTCAATTTCTCCCTTCAAATTAGCGCAAATCAGTGAAGATTTAGTGGTGAAGTCTTCCCTCTCCCTCAATTTCCCTTGCCCCGAAAGCCCGAAAGCCTTACTATTCACCCTGTGTTGAAGCTGATAAAAAAACAAAAAAGAGCAAAAATAGTTGTTGATGCAATGGGGCAGGGGTTGTATTATATTGGCAATAAGGAACAGCGTTAATTTTTAAGGGAGAATTACCATGAAAAATCTAGGGGCGTTTTTAGTGGGCATGAGTTTGGTGGCGGGGTCAGCACTTGCGGCTAATCCAGTGACGAGCGTGAATATTGTGGGGTTTAGTAAGATCACATGTCCTCGAGGTGGATATGTTCTTGTAACGACTGCATTTGAAAGTATAGCGGGAACTGCGCTGAAAAGCCTAGATGTTTTCGGGACGAGTCAATTGCCTGCTGGAACTGTGATTTATGCTTGGGATCAGCTTAAGCCGAGTGGTGCTGGATATTGGCAAGACAGTTACAATGCGAAAAATGGATGGGAAACAAATATCAATTATAAAGCAGGAATGGGATTTTGGATATTTGTGCCGCCAGGTGCTGCTCAACCTTCGTATGATGTAGTTTTGGCGGGGCAGGTTCCGATGCAAAGCGTATCTTCCAATATGGTCTATGATGGCTACGCAATGCTTGGTTATCCATACACCAGCAGTATGCTTTGGACAAATACCGACCTAGCGAAAAAAAGTCCAAATGGGACTGTGTTGTACTGGTGGGATACATCTATAACGAACTACCAGCAGAACAGCAAGAGTAAGGGTAGTTGGGTTGATCCTAACATGGTAATTACTGAAACAATGGGCTTTTGGCTATATAACCCTACCAGTGTAGCGCTAACAAATGTTGAAGTTCGTCCCTATAATCCGTAATATTGCAACTGAAGGAGATTGTAAAATGAAAAAAATTATTGTAACGGCGATGATTTTCATCGGTTGTATTGGTGCTCATGCTGATATATCCGTTAATATGCAAAATTCTGATTGGATTTATTTTCCAACGTCTGGAAACAATTTACCTTTAGGTGCATTAGTTCAGTTAATTTGGGATAGTAATGCAGATTCCTCCTTTTCTTATGCGACGCCTGTAGCTGGTATAGTTCCAACTGGAAGTCAATATGATGATGGTGATTATGTTCTTTTTTCTGGAATAACCACTAGTTCGGGTGGATGGAGTGGAGATTTTGATGGTGGAAGTACAACCTATGATATTTCAAAAGTTGGCGGCGCAAATATCAATAATGGGTATGTATATATGTTTGTTTTTCAAGATGGAATTCCTAACGCGGGTGACTTTTATGCGCGGTCTGCGAGCATTGGGCCATCACTTACAATGTTTCCGGGAAGTGGACAGCCTCCGACTGCGGACTATCTAGATATTACGCCAAGTGGGGCCATTACACTAAATGCTTTAACAGTAGCCGCCGTTCCCGAACCCTCCACCGTCGGCCTGTTGTTAGTTGGAGCAGGGTTGTTGGCTTTCCGTCGGATGCGGCGCAGCTAAATAAAAGTTGTTAGTTTGATTTTTTAAAGAGGCAATTCTTCGGAATTGCCTCTTTTTTTTGATCAATCAGGAGGTGGTTTATGAAGCGATTCATATGGTTGGGCGCTCTCTTGAGCTGGGTCTTTCTTGCAGGATCTTTTGATGCCATTGCTGGGGCTCGTGTCAAAGGTTCAGAATTGGCGACAACTTGCAACATCGTTGGGTTTGTGAATAAGGACGTAAATTCGTATGTCTTTGCAGGGTGTTGTTATGAATCCATCAGTAGGCGGGGGCCTATTTCTCTAGAGGAACTTCTCGGTGCTCAGTTCTCACCCGGGCCGGATGGTGATAAGGTCGCGATGTGGGATGTGACGAACCAGAATTACACGGAGTATATGAAGGCCAAAGATGGCCGATTCTATTCACGCAGCCGTGGCATGCATGTCCTGGTCGATACGAGTGTTCCTGTTGGAGCCGCTTTATGGATCATTCGAAAAAATCCTGACTCAGTGATTACGC
The bacterium DNA segment above includes these coding regions:
- a CDS encoding AAA family ATPase, whose amino-acid sequence is MKRQIFKQLSRWKKQAVRKPLLLQGARQVGKTWLLKEFGRQEFRRAFYVNFENTATFQNLFRSGLRPSVVIPQLSILLNETIIPGQDLLIFDEIQNSADALTSIKYFKEEMPELALCCAGSHVGLAVSAASFPVGQVEFMSLYPLSFEEFLGATDERAAAVIEAFGPNTVIPEAIHGHLWEQLKIYYVTGGLPEAVEYYRTHRDNLQEALSGVRTIQRALLQGYQSDFSKHAGKVNAVHINRVLEAVPTQMLRVVDDSVGRFRFRGVIPERSKFTQLEGPIDWLVKTGLILKVPVVEKPMLPLRAFAKPNLFKLYLFDVGMLGCMLDLPIASILNQDYGTYKGYYAENLVAQEMTTAGHAPLYSWFGRQSEIEFLMIRESDVIPVEVKAGIRAHSRSLSAYAEKYSPPLKIKVTARNLDRTTPECHNIPLYLAGKL
- a CDS encoding ribbon-helix-helix domain-containing protein, whose translation is MSQTATLHIKIEPSLARGLKVLAKHRGQTMGELVRQALSSCYQPDLAGLTAPQRQAFEAWRGGFISLGKLAQVMGLAPLAMRNWLSEHDVGEPASYQSDDAAHA
- a CDS encoding DUF433 domain-containing protein, giving the protein MNYTNIITIQAGKRSGKPCIRGMRITVSDVLEYMASGMSEVEILQEFPELTHEDISACLSFAAEREKRLCLAVA
- a CDS encoding DUF5615 family PIN-like protein → MKLLLDQNLPRQLVGDMQPHFPGSAHVWPLGLAEASDEEVWAYAAEQGFVIVSKDTDFIHQAMLRGHPPKVIYLKVGNCSTRVIREIILSRLSSILDFLGDPVESLLILQ
- a CDS encoding helix-turn-helix transcriptional regulator; translated protein: MNGSLTVSEQLKCRRQEQGLSLAALAQRVGTSAATLSRYEHHWTRFETYTLRKLATALGCELRIELVAKAVPDVQASQSQGVTQVRRLFWDHHLVASDFDKHPVWVIERVLEYGSLEDVRVLMAVFGKQRFLELTASAKRVSPRTAALWRSLLEQEGIPCTKKFSRSTAWNS
- a CDS encoding nucleotidyl transferase AbiEii/AbiGii toxin family protein; amino-acid sequence: MHEKVLPKHSLELLTRLEADPSAWLRGWILAGGTGLAFRLGHRISEDLDFFRTDMDDVRSLHAVLAQYGAYETLQEDIHTLTVITHKTKLSFFNVRDPFLFPPTPHRFFAVADTRDIALMKLAAISGRGSRKDFIDLHMILRDRPTLKEYFEWLPRKYGASRINVYHIAKSLVYFDDAESEPMPRMLVPFKWNDCKKFFVREAHAVILP
- a CDS encoding PEP-CTERM sorting domain-containing protein, producing the protein MKKIIVTAMIFIGCIGAHADISVNMQNSDWIYFPTSGNNLPLGALVQLIWDSNADSSFSYATPVAGIVPTGSQYDDGDYVLFSGITTSSGGWSGDFDGGSTTYDISKVGGANINNGYVYMFVFQDGIPNAGDFYARSASIGPSLTMFPGSGQPPTADYLDITPSGAITLNALTVAAVPEPSTVGLLLVGAGLLAFRRMRRS